In Thunnus thynnus chromosome 20, fThuThy2.1, whole genome shotgun sequence, a single window of DNA contains:
- the kcng3 gene encoding potassium voltage-gated channel subfamily G member 3 translates to MKFGKSICVLNVGGTRYAFTREVIRDFPLRRVSRLHACATEKEVLELCDDYDRDRNEFFFDRHAQAFLFIMLYVRSGKLRFVPGVCELSFYTEMLYWGLESAHLDSCCQKRLDDRMSEIGLDSLSEEDIRVSSDESQNPSEPVQRTELTGRARWLELIRKTFEEPDSSLAAQVLASVSVIFVIVSMIMLCASTLPDWDTAKRNTVEEHRIVEAVCIGWFTAECTVRFLVARDKWDFLRRPLNIIDVIAITPYYVTMVMAGAGMPGAGLGVAGVILRVLRMMRVFWLMKLARHFLGLQTLGLTLRRCYREMVMLMVFVFVAMAIYSALAQLLEHGLDLGTQNPDYASIPAAAWWVIISMTTVGYGDVYPVTVGGRVLGGMCVVSGIVLLALPITFIYHSFVQCYHELKLRSARYARSLSTEIL, encoded by the exons ATGAAGTTCGGGAAGAGCATCTGTGTGCTCAATGTAGGGGGAACCCGGTACGCCTTCACCCGTGAGGTGATCAGGGATTTCCCTCTCCGGCGCGTCAGTCGCCTGCATGCCTGCGCAACCGAGAAAGAGGTTCTTGAACTATGCGATGACTACGACCGGGATCGGAATGAGTTTTTCTTCGACCGCCATGCGCAGGCTTTCTTGTTCATTATGCTATATGTGCGCTCCGGCAAACTCCGCTTTGTCCCTGGAGTGTGTGAGCTGTCCTTCTACACAGAGATGCTCTACTGGGGTCTGGAGAGCGCGCACTTGGactcctgctgccagaaacgCCTGGACGACAGGATGTCCGAGATCGGACTGGACAGTCTGTCTGAGGAGGACATCCGAGTATCGTCGGATGAGTCCCAGAATCCGAGCGAGCCGGTACAACGGACTGAGCTCACCGGTCGCGCTAGATGGCTTGAGCTGATACGCAAAACATTCGAGGAGCCAGACTCTTCGCTTGCGGCGCAGGTTTTGGCTTCAGTGTCCGTGATCTTTGTGATCGTCTCTATGATCATGCTGTGTGCCAGCACTCTGCCGGACTGGGATACAGCCAAGAGAAATACTGTGGAGGAGCACAG GATAGTGGAGGCCGTTTGCATTGGCTGGTTTACAGCAGAGTGCACAGTGCGCTTTCTGGTGGCCAGAGACAAGTGGGACTTCCTCCGCCGGCCGCTGAACATCATTGATGTGATTGCCATCACACCCTACTATGTCACCATGGTGATGGCCGGGGCAGGGATGCCGGGTGCCGGGCTCGGGGTTGCTGGGGTAATACTTCGGGTGCTGAGGATGATGCGAGTCTTCTGGCTCATGAAGCTGGCCAGACACTTCCTGGGGCTGCAGACACTGGGGCTGACGCTCAGGCGCTGCTACCGGGAGATGGTCATGCTGATGGTGTTTGTCTTCGTCGCCATGGCGATATATAGCGCTCTGGCCCAGCTGCTGGAGCACGGCTTGGATTTGGGCACGCAGAACCCGGATTACGCCAGCATCCCTGCCGCCGCCTGGTGGGTCATCATCTCCATGACGACAGTTGGGTACGGGGATGTGTACCCTGTGACAGTTGGGGGACGGGTGCTTGGGGGCATGTGTGTAGTGAGTGGCATTGTTCTACTTGCGCTGCCCATTACATTCATCTACCACAGTTTTGTACAGTGCTACCATGAACTCAAACTCCGCTCTGCCAGATACGCTCGCAGCCTGTCAACAGAGATACTGTGA
- the cox7a2l gene encoding cytochrome c oxidase subunit 7A-related protein, mitochondrial, translating to MYYKFSGFTQKLTGSSSTTAYSPQGLRPSVPVETPAMVFATPTKVVSEAGATVEYMGANKVPEFQKLFQTSDGVPIHLKRGVPDKLLYRTTMALTVGGALYCLVALYIAAQPRNK from the exons ATGTACTACAAATTCAGCGGTTTCACCCAGAAGCTGACGGGGTCTTCTTCCACGACGGCCTACAGCCCTCAG GGGCTGAGGCCAAGCGTGCCAGTGGAGACCCCAGCTATGGTCTTCGCCACACCCACCAAGGTGGTCTCAGAGGCCGGGGCCACCGTGGAGTACATGGGAGCAAACAAGGTGCCCGAGTTCCAGAAGCTATTCCAG ACATCAGACGGTGTCCCCATCCATCTGAAGCGCGGCGTTCCCGACAAGCTACTGTACCGCACCACCATGGCTCTCACAGTAGGAGGCGCTCTATACTGTCTGGTGGCTCTTTACATCGCAGCTCAACCCAGAAATAAGTGA